In the Populus trichocarpa isolate Nisqually-1 chromosome 1, P.trichocarpa_v4.1, whole genome shotgun sequence genome, one interval contains:
- the LOC18095008 gene encoding non-specific lipid transfer protein GPI-anchored 14 — MDSHSHYTTIRLTMFGIVLMSVMVSLAMAGKDKDSEECAEQLVGLATCLPYVGGDAKAPTPDCCNGLKQVLKDNKKCLCVIIKDRNDPELGLKINATLALSLPSVCHAPANVSQCPALLNLPPNSPDAQIFYQLANSSNHIASSPALSPSPGGAQPQGRSAQQESNGCHSGKINFGLQIASLGVLGWCFNIYSHLFM, encoded by the exons ATGGATTCCCATTCCCATTACACTACAATTCGACTAACAATGTTCGGCATAGTGTTGATGTCAGTTATGGTTAGCTTAGCAATGGCAGGTAAGGACAAAGATAGTGAAGAATGTGCAGAGCAGCTGGTAGGACTGGCTACATGTCTGCCTTATGTTGGAGGAGATGCCAAAGCTCCTACCCCAGATTGCTGCAATGGTCTAAAGCAGGTCCTGAAGGACAACAAAAAGTGCTTGTGTGTCATTATTAAAGACAGGAATGATCCTGAATTGGGTCTCAAGATCAACGCCACTCTTGCTTTGAGCCTCCCTTCTGTTTGCCATGCCCCTGCCAACGTTTCCCAGTGTCCCG CTCTTCTCAACCTGCCTCCAAACTCACCAGATGCTCAGATTTTCTATCAATTAGCAAACAGCTCTAATCATATTGCCAGCAGCCCCGCTCTCAGCCCCAGCCCTGGAG GTGCCCAACCCCAGGGAAGAAGTGCTCAACAAGAGAGTAATGGATGCCACAGTGGGAAGATAAACTTTGGCTTGCAGATTGCTTCTTTAGGGGTTTTAGGGTGGTGTTTCAATATCTATTCACACTTGTTCATGTAG